Proteins found in one Lachancea thermotolerans CBS 6340 chromosome C complete sequence genomic segment:
- the RRP6 gene encoding exosome nuclease subunit RRP6 (similar to uniprot|Q12149 Saccharomyces cerevisiae YOR001W RRP6 Exonuclease component of the nuclear exosome contributes to the quality-control system that retains and degrades aberrant mRNAs in the nucleus), with protein sequence MAQAHGSEDGSVLNQVIATIRASSAVTAQDVSFYKNLDPSIATSVNNISARLLGLINDILLSVDENNDIIEQGSEGLESAWSNVGEVMDLLFEKSEHALAAGEKRDNGELSKTVQYLDDSPSLHDGAPKKILKPQLLFKRPIDNSESHPFKPLLKKKPHALRSLDESLRLTAEQEDVPAHYPQPYEYEIDHQEYNESVLQISEPVPSLPWDETEAEWVDNTDALKLMLNELLLANEIAIDLEHHDYRTYYGITCLMQISTREKDWLIDTIALRDDLWILNEVFTDPKITKVLHGAFMDIIWLQRDLGLYIVSLFDTYHASRLLGSPKHSLAYLLERYAHFKTSKKYQLSDWRVRPLPKALKAYARADTHFLLNIYDNMRNSLIEQNKLSQVLHDSRNVAKRRFEFTTFRPKIVTSHVFSPIEREDPWRTLMFQYNIPQSKSLLVRRLYEWRDMVARRDDESPRYVIPNQLLVSLAVNAPTTPALIMATSTFVTEHIRQNAKSLALLIKKSLESSSNEFGQLLNSANTVQNSSPTKMSSEDIEKNSRMFEKFLEDFSYEKAADCGISLGSSLFQKKFVPCEEYVSYQESRASLVDHNSLENRRHQVSKKYEAERDIARPQVHIRAASSHAVCDKEAGAEDNESAEEENKARKEEMDEVIVLKQRKTLADKEQRAVDKATPSIEPLDLQSARKILEAPSNNVRRPKKRFDPYATLAAGPPSVKKRKKTKGLQKSFRG encoded by the coding sequence ATGGCCCAAGCGCATGGAAGCGAAGATGGTTCAGTATTGAATCAAGTCATCGCTACAATCCGGGCATCTTCAGCGGTGACTGCACAAGATGTTAGTTTCTACAAAAACCTTGATCCTTCTATTGCAACTTCTGTTAATAACATATCCGCTCGTCTTTTAGGCCTGATTAATGACATTTTGTTGTCGGTTGACGAAAACAATGATATCATTGAACAGGGTTCTGAGGGACTGGAAAGCGCTTGGAGTAACGTTGGCGAGGTAATGGACCTTCTCTTCGAGAAATCAGAACACGCTCTGGCTGCAGGTGAAAAGAGGGATAACGGAGAATTGTCAAAAACCGTGCAATACCTTGATGATTCACCATCTCTCCATGATGGTGCGCCAAAGAAGATTTTAAAGCCTCAACTGTTATTCAAGCGGCCAATAGATAATTCCGAATCACATCCTTTCAAACctcttctcaagaagaagcctcACGCTCTGCGGAGCCTGGACGAGAGTTTGAGGCTTACTGCAGAGCAAGAAGATGTACCTGCACACTATCCTCAGCCTTACGAATACGAAATTGATCATCAGGAATACAATGAATCCGTGTTGCAAATTAGCGAGCCCGTTCCTTCTTTACCTTGGGACGAAACAGAAGCAGAATGGGTGGATAATACAGACGCTCTGAAACTGATGCTCAATGAATTGCTACTAGCCAACGAGATAGCTATCGATTTAGAGCATCATGATTACAGAACATACTATGGAATCACTTGCCTAATGCAAATTAGTACACGAGAAAAAGACTGGCTGATAGATACCATCGCTTTAAGAGATGATCTTTGGATACTGAATGAGGTTTTCACTGATCCAAAAATAACTAAAGTCTTGCATGGCGCTTTTATGGATATCATATGGCTGCAACGGGATTTAGGCCTATACATTGTCAGCTTATTTGACACTTATCATGCTTCCCGGCTTTTAGGATCCCCAAAGCATAGTTTAGCCTatttgcttgaaagatATGCTCATTtcaagacttcaaaaaagtaCCAGTTGTCAGATTGGAGGGTGAGACCCTTACCCAAGGCTCTGAAGGCGTACGCGAGAGCTGACACGCATTTTCTCCTGAACATTTATGACAACATGAGAAATTCACTAATAGAACAAAACAAACTTTCTCAGGTGCTACATGACTCCAGAAATGTCGCTAAGCGAAGATTCGAGTTTACAACGTTTAGACCAAAAATTGTCACTTCTCATGTGTTTTCCCCCATCGAAAGGGAGGACCCTTGGAGGACGCTCATGTTTCAATACAACATACCTCAAAGTAAGAGCCTTCTCGTTAGAAGATTATACGAATGGAGAGATATGGTGGCAAGAAGAGACGATGAATCTCCAAGATACGTCATTCCAAACCAGCTTCTGGTCTCGCTGGCTGTGAACGCCCCTACAACTCCAGCATTGATTATGGCCACGAGTACTTTCGTCACGGAACATATACGGCAGAACGCTAAATCACTAGCGCTATTGATCAAAAAGTCCCTAGAATCGTCTAGTAATGAATTTGGCCAGTTACTAAATTCTGCTAACACCGTACAGAACAGCAGTCCAACGAAGATGTCTTCAGAAGACATTGAGAAAAACTCTCGGatgtttgaaaagtttttAGAAGATTTCTCTTACGAAAAAGCAGCCGATTGTGGCATTAGTTTGGGAtcctctctttttcaaaagaagtttgTTCCTTGTGAAGAATACGTTTCTTACCAAGAAAGCCGCGCAAGCCTCGTCGACCACAACTCGCTTGAAAATCGAAGACACCaagtttcaaagaaataCGAGGCCGAACGCGACATCGCCAGACCGCAGGTCCATATTAGGGCCGCAAGCTCACATGCTGTATGTGACAAGGAGGCGGGCGCAGAAGACAATGAAAGCGCAGAggaggaaaacaaagcacGGAAGGAAGAAATGGACGAGGTAATTGTATTGAAGCAGAGGAAGACTTTGGCAGACAAGGAGCAACGTGCAGTCGACAAAGCAACTCCTTCCATAGAACCCTTAGACTTGCAATCTGCAAGGAAAATCCTAGAAGCACCCAGTAACAACGTTAGGAGGCCTAAGAAGAGGTTTGATCCATATGCTACCCTGGCGGCTGGCCCCCCTAGcgtcaagaaaagaaaaaaaaccaaggGGCTGCAGAAGTCGTTTAGGGGCTAA